One Methylocapsa sp. D3K7 DNA window includes the following coding sequences:
- the lysA gene encoding diaminopimelate decarboxylase, translating to MHHFMIKNGVMHAEDVDLAKLAAAVGTPFYCYSTATLVRHYEVFDSAFATMPHLICYAVKANSNQAVLKTLARLGAGMDVVSEGELRRALAAGTAPDKITFSGVGKTPAEMAFALDSGILCFNVESEPELFALSQLAQSANQRARISLRVNPDVDAKTHAKIATGKAENKFGIPLGRAREVYAHAAKLPGIMVTGVDIHIGSQITDLAPFDDAFEMIAGFVRVLRGDGHALDHIDLGGGLGIPYASWEDPESYHPERYAEIVKARLAPLECKLIFEPGRLIAGNAGILVTSVLFVKRGEAKTFVIVDAAMNDLMRPTLYDAHHEVLPVRPASPSPEMTADIVGPVCETGDYLALSRKMAEPSPGDLLAIMSAGAYGAVQSGTYNSRLLVPEVLVHGSQYAIVRPRKTYEELIDLDKIPAWLS from the coding sequence ATGCATCATTTCATGATCAAGAACGGCGTCATGCACGCCGAGGATGTCGATCTCGCCAAGCTCGCGGCGGCAGTAGGCACGCCCTTCTATTGCTATTCGACTGCGACGCTCGTCCGTCATTACGAAGTGTTCGATTCGGCCTTTGCCACCATGCCGCATCTGATTTGCTATGCAGTGAAAGCCAATTCCAACCAGGCTGTTCTCAAGACATTGGCACGGCTCGGAGCGGGGATGGATGTCGTCTCGGAAGGGGAACTTCGCCGCGCCCTCGCGGCGGGTACCGCGCCAGACAAAATCACCTTTTCGGGGGTTGGCAAAACGCCGGCGGAAATGGCGTTCGCGCTCGACAGCGGAATTCTCTGTTTCAATGTGGAATCGGAGCCGGAGCTTTTCGCTTTATCGCAACTCGCCCAGAGCGCGAATCAGAGGGCGCGCATATCGCTCAGGGTCAACCCCGATGTCGATGCAAAAACGCATGCCAAGATCGCAACCGGTAAGGCCGAAAACAAATTCGGCATTCCGCTTGGCCGCGCCCGGGAAGTCTATGCGCACGCGGCTAAGCTGCCCGGAATCATGGTCACGGGAGTCGATATCCACATCGGATCGCAGATTACCGACCTCGCCCCGTTCGATGACGCCTTTGAAATGATCGCCGGTTTTGTCCGTGTGCTGCGCGGCGACGGTCACGCCCTTGATCATATCGATCTTGGCGGCGGTCTTGGAATTCCTTACGCGTCTTGGGAAGATCCGGAGAGCTACCATCCGGAGCGTTATGCGGAGATTGTCAAAGCAAGGCTTGCGCCGCTTGAGTGCAAACTGATCTTCGAACCGGGGCGGCTGATCGCCGGAAACGCCGGCATTCTGGTGACGAGCGTCCTTTTCGTGAAGCGGGGCGAGGCCAAAACCTTTGTTATCGTCGATGCCGCCATGAACGATTTGATGCGCCCAACTCTCTACGACGCGCATCATGAAGTGCTGCCCGTTCGCCCGGCAAGCCCTAGCCCAGAGATGACCGCCGATATCGTTGGCCCGGTTTGCGAAACCGGCGATTATCTCGCCCTTTCTCGAAAAATGGCTGAGCCCTCGCCTGGCGATCTTTTGGCGATCATGTCGGCTGGCGCTTACGGAGCGGTGCAGTCCGGAACCTACAATTCGCGGCTGCTTGTCCCAGAGGTTTTGGTGCATGGCAGCCAATATGCAATCGTTCGCCCGCGTAAAACTTACGAGGAATTGATCGATCTTGACAAAATTCCGGCTTGGTTGAGCTAG
- a CDS encoding lipoprotein: MKSPPSKLAAALFLVTLALTLVSCGRRGALEPPPGSPALNVPLSGTPDEETTQNVGGLTGQNTANSSGAAAPPQAGTKPAVPHAPRPFPLDPLL, encoded by the coding sequence GTGAAATCACCGCCCTCGAAACTCGCCGCCGCCCTTTTCCTCGTCACCCTTGCCCTGACCCTTGTCTCCTGCGGGCGGCGGGGCGCGCTCGAACCGCCGCCAGGTTCGCCCGCATTGAACGTGCCGCTCAGCGGAACGCCGGATGAAGAAACAACGCAGAACGTGGGTGGGCTGACGGGGCAAAATACGGCCAATTCCAGCGGCGCTGCGGCTCCGCCGCAGGCCGGAACGAAGCCAGCCGTGCCGCATGCGCCAAGACCCTTCCCGCTCGATCCTCTGCTTTAA
- the mgtA gene encoding magnesium-translocating P-type ATPase gives MSGQGFFHHHRAESNGRPEARDTDIVLSNQILAASRADEKSIRSQLQTSLEGLDPAEAEVRFASTGPNLIAKEGRPSVMRELWGRARNPLNALLISLAIVSYFLGDIRAAVVIAIMVVLAITTAFVQEHRSNDAAAKLRAMVKTTASVKRRGAAARTGEDQSHGFTEIAIERLVPGDIVRLSAGDMIPADLRLISAKDLFINQSALTGEAMPSEKSASPYKDEILDPFDLPNFCFMGGSVVSGFGTGVIVHTGGKTYFGQLADKIAGQRELTSFDKGVNRFTWLMIRFILVMVPLVLVINGLTKGDWLEALLFAVAVAVGLTPEMLPMIVTVNLAKGAIAMSKKRVIVKRLHAIQNFGAMDVLCTDKTGTLTQDRIILKLHLDIRGNDSERVLEFAYLNSHYQSGLKNLLDVAVLQHVELGKNLHLQHQYENIDEIPFDFLRRRLSVILSREDGSHVLICKGAVEEVFSVCKHYELGGELGTLDATHLKAAQAETAELNEDGFRVVAIAYKEITDLKKSYSVEDESDLTLLGYIAFLDPPKESAGAAIAALMKSGVAVKIITGDNEIITRKICREVGLAVDRIVLGPEIEPMSESALAELAETTAVFAKVSPAQKARVIGALHSKGHVVGYMGDGINDSPALKAADVGISVDTAVDIAKESADIILLEKSLMVLQEGVIEGRKVFGNITKYIKMGASSNFGNMFSVLGASIFLPFLPMLPIQVLTNNLLYDFSQTAIPTDNVDEDYLAVPRKWDIGNIFKFMVFIGPISSIFDYATFFTMLYVFDSWNNPSLFQTGWFVESLLTQTLIIHIIRTAKIPFLQSRASGPLIATSVIICMIGIALPFTPIGQALKFTPLPDLYWFIIAVFLLTYAILTHLVKTWFVRRWGM, from the coding sequence TGGAAGGGCTGGACCCAGCCGAAGCAGAAGTACGATTTGCGTCTACAGGACCAAACCTTATTGCCAAGGAAGGCCGCCCGAGCGTCATGCGGGAATTGTGGGGACGCGCTCGAAATCCCTTGAACGCCTTGCTGATCTCCCTCGCCATTGTTTCGTATTTTCTTGGTGACATAAGGGCGGCGGTTGTCATCGCGATCATGGTTGTCCTTGCGATCACAACGGCGTTCGTCCAGGAGCATCGCTCCAACGATGCTGCCGCGAAGCTGCGTGCCATGGTGAAGACGACCGCCAGTGTCAAGCGGCGTGGCGCGGCGGCCCGCACCGGTGAGGATCAATCCCACGGTTTCACCGAAATTGCGATCGAGCGGCTGGTGCCTGGCGATATTGTGCGGCTTTCGGCCGGCGACATGATCCCAGCCGATCTGCGTCTTATCAGCGCCAAGGATCTGTTTATCAATCAGTCGGCCCTGACCGGCGAGGCGATGCCATCGGAGAAATCGGCTTCTCCCTATAAGGATGAGATCCTTGATCCCTTCGACTTGCCAAATTTCTGTTTCATGGGTGGCAGCGTGGTTAGCGGCTTTGGCACCGGCGTCATCGTTCATACCGGCGGCAAAACCTATTTCGGACAGCTCGCCGACAAAATTGCCGGGCAGCGTGAGCTGACAAGCTTCGACAAGGGCGTCAATCGCTTCACCTGGCTGATGATCCGTTTCATCTTGGTCATGGTACCCTTGGTGCTGGTGATCAATGGCTTGACCAAAGGCGATTGGCTCGAAGCGCTTTTATTCGCGGTTGCCGTCGCGGTAGGGTTAACGCCAGAAATGTTGCCGATGATCGTTACCGTAAATCTCGCCAAGGGCGCAATCGCCATGTCGAAAAAGCGCGTGATCGTGAAGCGGCTCCATGCGATTCAGAATTTTGGCGCGATGGATGTTTTGTGCACCGACAAAACTGGTACCCTCACGCAAGACCGCATCATCCTCAAGCTGCATCTCGACATTCGCGGCAATGACAGCGAGCGTGTGCTGGAATTCGCCTATCTGAACAGCCATTACCAATCCGGCTTAAAAAACCTGCTGGACGTCGCGGTCCTTCAGCATGTCGAACTCGGCAAGAATCTTCACTTGCAGCATCAATATGAGAATATCGACGAAATTCCTTTCGACTTTCTGCGCCGGCGTCTTTCGGTCATTTTGTCGCGCGAAGATGGCAGCCATGTTTTAATCTGCAAGGGTGCTGTCGAGGAAGTCTTCTCGGTCTGCAAGCATTATGAACTCGGCGGCGAATTGGGAACCTTGGATGCAACCCATCTTAAGGCCGCGCAGGCGGAGACGGCAGAGCTCAACGAGGATGGTTTCCGCGTCGTCGCGATCGCCTATAAGGAAATCACCGATCTTAAGAAAAGCTATTCCGTCGAAGACGAGAGCGACTTAACTCTGCTCGGCTATATCGCTTTTCTCGACCCGCCAAAGGAGAGCGCCGGCGCCGCCATCGCCGCGCTCATGAAATCTGGCGTCGCGGTCAAGATTATCACCGGCGACAATGAAATCATCACCCGCAAGATTTGCCGCGAGGTCGGACTCGCGGTGGATCGCATCGTGCTTGGCCCAGAGATTGAACCCATGAGTGAGAGCGCCCTAGCTGAGCTTGCGGAAACCACTGCAGTCTTCGCCAAGGTCTCCCCGGCCCAAAAAGCGCGTGTGATCGGCGCCCTTCATTCCAAGGGCCATGTCGTCGGCTACATGGGCGACGGCATCAACGACAGCCCCGCGCTGAAAGCCGCCGATGTGGGAATCTCCGTCGATACCGCTGTCGATATCGCCAAGGAATCCGCTGACATCATCCTTCTCGAAAAAAGTCTGATGGTCCTTCAGGAAGGCGTAATCGAAGGGCGCAAGGTTTTTGGAAATATCACCAAATATATCAAGATGGGCGCGAGTTCGAACTTCGGCAATATGTTCAGCGTGCTCGGCGCCAGCATCTTCCTGCCTTTCCTGCCGATGCTGCCCATTCAGGTCCTCACTAACAATCTGCTCTATGATTTCTCGCAAACCGCGATCCCAACAGACAATGTCGACGAGGATTATCTTGCGGTCCCGCGCAAATGGGACATCGGCAATATTTTCAAATTCATGGTTTTCATCGGGCCGATCAGCTCGATCTTCGACTACGCGACTTTCTTCACCATGCTCTATGTCTTCGACAGTTGGAACAATCCATCCTTGTTCCAGACCGGCTGGTTCGTCGAATCCCTGCTGACGCAAACGCTGATTATCCACATCATCCGCACCGCGAAGATCCCTTTCCTGCAAAGCCGCGCCAGCGGCCCTCTCATCGCTACGTCGGTCATCATTTGTATGATCGGGATTGCACTGCCCTTTACACCTATCGGGCAGGCGTTGAAATTCACGCCATTGCCCGATCTTTATTGGTTTATTATCGCCGTTTTTCTGTTGACTTACGCGATCCTGACGCATTTGGTGAAAACTTGGTTTGTCCGCCGTTGGGGGATGTGA